The genomic window ACCTTAGCAATAGAAGATGACGGCTGTGGAATGGATGACTTAACATCATCTAAAATATTTGACCCCTTTTTCACTACAAAAGGAGAAAATGGAACCGGACTTGGCCTTAGTCAGGTCTACGGTTTTACGAAAAGTAATCAAGGCGGAGTTACTGTATCTTCTGAATTAGGTAAAGGCACAAAAATAACCCTTTTTCTTCCGAGTAAGAAAACGAAAAATGATAATGTTCATCAGCTAAATAATGACAACAAATCAGATAAAGCTGAAAGTGGCAATATATTAATCGTTGATGATGAAATAGAGCTTTTAGATTTAGCATTCGAATTTTTAAGTAGCAAAGGTTATAACGTAAAAACCGCGAAAAGTGCAGAAGAAGCACTGATAATCCTTAAAAACGAAAACATTGATTTAGTCGTTACTGATATCATCATGCCAAAAGTAGATGGGTATCAGCTAGCGAGCTTAATTACAGAAAACGCTATAGACACCAAAATAGCTTTCGTTAGTGGTTATAACGACGAAAGTGTTAGACAAAATAGCGACTTATATTCTCAAATAGATTTATTAAAAAAACCCTATAGCGGCATGGAATTAATTACCTTTGTTCACAAATCATTAAACAAGGAATAATTTGATGCCCTAATCATTATCTTCTAGAGATTTAGATACACATACTAAGAACCCATAAGCTTAAATATTTAACATTAAAAATAACGATTTTAAAAGGATTATGATGAACCGCACATCAAATAATGAAAGAACTTTCTCTGAAGCTGAACAATTGGTATCAATTACCGATCTAGAAGGTAAAATAACTTACGCGAATAATGATTTTTGTTCGATTGCAGGGTATTCACTTGATGAACTTGTTGGCCAACATCATAATATAGTTAGACATCCGTCAATGCCTAAAGCCGCTTTCGCTGATTTATGGAGCAAGCTTAAGCAAGATGATTCATGGCGAGGTATGGTTAAAAACCGTTGTAAAAATGGTGATTATTATTGGGTAGACGCTTACGTAACCCCTGTATATGAAAATGGCAAGGTAACAGGCTATCAATCTGTTAGAACATCGCCAAGTTTTGAGCAAAAACAAAAAGCTCAACAGCTTTATGACAAGTTGAATAATGGAAACTCTCTGTATGACTTACAAAGCAATTTTCGATTAAAACGAATAGTGGCATTATTTATCATTGTCTCAGCTACATTTTCAAATTGGTTATTTACTGAATCAATATTTTCATCTGTAGCATTACTTACGTGTATAAGTTTAGTCTCTTTAGTTTTTTCACAAGAGTTGTTTGCCTTTCCAAATTACGTAGCCAAAACCCAAAGGTTATCGGATAGTCCTTCACGCCTAATCTTCTCAGGAAAAGGGCCGCTAAATATTATCTCTTACCCAATAGAACTATATAAAGCAAGAATAAGGACAATACTTGGTAGAAGTAGTGACTCAGGGCGTAAACTCCTTAATCTTGCAACCGAGTTAGAAAGTGCATCAACACAAACGTTAAAAGGTATAGAAGAAGAAAACAACAACCTTGCACAATTAGCAACAGCAATAACTCAAATGAGCGCAACCATTAGTGAAGTAAGCTTAAATACCAATCAAACACACGACAAAATATTAACGGTACAAAACGAATGTAAGAGCAATATTACGGTTATCGAAGCCAGTCAGAATAAAATTAACTGCTTGGCTAGTGATGTTGATAAAGCGGCTTCTAATGCTCTTGAATTAGTCAGAGATGTAGATAAAATTTCAGATGTTATGTCAGAAATTCAAGGCATTGCCGATCAAACCAATTTATTAGCATTAAATGCAGCCATAGAAGCGGCAAGAGCAGGAGAGCAAGGGCGAGGCTTTGCTGTGGTTGCCGATGAAGTAAGAACTTTAGCGAGCAGAACTCAGGGAGCAACAGTTCAAATTCAATCATCCGTTGTAGAATTACAAACCACTTTGAAAAATTGGAGCGAAGTCATGCTTAAAAGTAAAAAGAATGCTGAAGAATGCTCTGAAGATAGCTCTAGAATTAAACAAGCGATGGATCATATTATAAGTGATGTAAACGATGTAAGTGATATGACTGCACAAATAGCTACCGCTGCTGAAGAGCAAAGTGTTGTTGCTAATCAAATTACACATAGTGTTCATACTATCGATGATATTTCTCAACAAAACGCAATACTTGCAGAAAAAGTCAGCCACCTAGGTATTGCCGTAAGCAAAAGTGCTGAAAATATTGAAAGGTTAAATACGACATTTAAATAATCAAGACCTTGTAACAAATATATAGGTTCTATTCTGGGCTTAGGTGTTCTCATTTCTATTTACGCTTAAGTAATGCCATTGTTAGGTTTAGAGTTCAGCCCTTATTTTTTATTCTATCTTTAGTCATTATGTTAGTTGGTATAGCAACAATTATTCAATTAAAAGGTGACTTCGGTTAACAAAGAAGTGAAATTTATCTTGGTACTAGGTGCTTTACTGTAAATAATAAAGAATAGCTTTAAAATTATATACGCCATAAGGTTGCTATGGCGTTTATATCTTTAAATATTGAATGCCTAATTAACGTATGAACTCGAATCTCCAAAAAATTTTTCTAGTTGAACATGATATGAGTAAGCTAGGTGTTTCTTCTGCGATTCTTTCAAAAGCTGTAAAGCTCAAAGGTGAGGAATTTAATTTAATAAGGCTACACTCAGTCATTGGAGAATAAATCCTAAAATATATTGACGTTAACTTCCCACTAGCAACTATTGCTCGAAAGCATCATGAAAGGGTAGATGGTTCAGGTTATCCAGATGGGTTTATAGATCATTAAATACTTTTAGAAGCCCGAATTATTGTCGTAGCTGATGTTGTTGATGAATGCGTTTATCTAGAACATATAGAAAGCAAGTGGGTTTGCCTGCGGCTATTGATGAACTAAATAAAAATAAAGGTATTTTGTATGACCCAAACGTTGTCGGTGCCTGTTACCCGCTTTATAAGAGCAACAAACTTAACAGTTCTCACGCAGAAAATTTACAGGAGGAAAATAGAGGTAAGTCCTAATATACCTGTGTTCAAGTATCTTCATTAATAACAGGTATATACCCTAGTAACTTGTCGACATTATTCAAAGAAGCAACTATTGTTATAACTATTAACCATTTAGTGACTAAGACAACAGAGATTATCAAACGCACATGGCTTTACAATTATTACATAAAGTTTTCATATTATACTTAAGTATTGCAATGGGATTGATTACCCTATTTCTTGCCCCCTCAACATTTGCGGCAAATACCATAGAAATTGAGCAACGCTTTCTTCAGCTCGAAAATGCAGAGCTAATTGGTACTATGAAAGAATATCGTCACAGTATGCGCGAACTGCAGATTTGGTTAGCTCCCGATAATGATAAACAACAAAATCGCTTTAACGCCTTAGATTGTTGGATGCTACAAGCTGATACATCGGAATTACTTCAGTCCGCAATCAAGAAAGCTAATGCCTATCTTTCAAAAGCAATAGCGCAGGAAGACAAACGCGCTCAGTCTGATTTAACCCTTTGTCGTGGCTCATTCTATGAAGCAGCTTCTGATAATGTTTCAGCAAAGAGTGATTACAATACTGCTTTACAAATAGCGACTGAAATTAACAATTCAAAGCTGATTGCTGATGCCTTATCGACTCGGGCATCGTTAGCCGCACTTAACGGCGATTTAGCACAAGCACTGGAAGATTTTCAGCTTGCACAAACCCACTACGAATTAGCAAATATACCTTATTGGATTTACTATAATTTAGGAGAAATAGGTAATACTTACCGTCGTAT from Colwellia sp. PAMC 20917 includes these protein-coding regions:
- a CDS encoding methyl-accepting chemotaxis protein; its protein translation is MNRTSNNERTFSEAEQLVSITDLEGKITYANNDFCSIAGYSLDELVGQHHNIVRHPSMPKAAFADLWSKLKQDDSWRGMVKNRCKNGDYYWVDAYVTPVYENGKVTGYQSVRTSPSFEQKQKAQQLYDKLNNGNSLYDLQSNFRLKRIVALFIIVSATFSNWLFTESIFSSVALLTCISLVSLVFSQELFAFPNYVAKTQRLSDSPSRLIFSGKGPLNIISYPIELYKARIRTILGRSSDSGRKLLNLATELESASTQTLKGIEEENNNLAQLATAITQMSATISEVSLNTNQTHDKILTVQNECKSNITVIEASQNKINCLASDVDKAASNALELVRDVDKISDVMSEIQGIADQTNLLALNAAIEAARAGEQGRGFAVVADEVRTLASRTQGATVQIQSSVVELQTTLKNWSEVMLKSKKNAEECSEDSSRIKQAMDHIISDVNDVSDMTAQIATAAEEQSVVANQITHSVHTIDDISQQNAILAEKVSHLGIAVSKSAENIERLNTTFK